The proteins below come from a single Ictidomys tridecemlineatus isolate mIctTri1 chromosome 8, mIctTri1.hap1, whole genome shotgun sequence genomic window:
- the LOC144366071 gene encoding ras-related GTP-binding protein C, translating into MTGRRRRRPGEAAAWPGLSGRGRRRSSITSLQYGAEERPLAGSYGAADSFPKDFGCGVEEEEEKAAAAGGGRRGWGGGRDGCGPGGADSSKPRILLMGLRRSGKSSIQKVVFHKMSPNETLFLESTNKIYKDDISNSSFVNFQIWDFPGQMDFFDPTLDYKMIFRGTGALIYVIDAQDDYMEALTRLHITVSKAYKVNPDMNFEVFIHKVDGLSDDHKIETQRDIHQRANDDLADAGLEKLHLSFYLTSIYDHSIFEAFSKVVQKLIPQLPTLENLLNTFISNSGIEKAFLFDVVSKIYIATDSSPVDMQSYELCCDMIDVVIDVSCIYGLKEDGSGSAYDKESMAIIKLNNTTVLYLKEVTKFLAPVCILREESFERKGLIDYNFHCFRKAIHEVFEVGVTSHRSCSHQTSAPSLKALAHNGTPRNAI; encoded by the coding sequence ATGAcagggcggcggcggcggcggcctgGGGAGGCGgcggcctggcctggcctgtctgggcgcgggcggcggcggtCCAGCATCACGTCCCTGCAGTACGGGGCGGAGGAGAGGCCCCTCGCAGGTAGTTATGGCGCGGCGGATTCGTTCCCAAAGGACTTCGGCTGCGgcgtggaggaggaagaagagaaggcggcggcggcgggcggcgggcggcggggtTGGGGCGGGGGCCGCGACGGCTGTGGCCCAGGGGGCGCTGACAGCTCCAAGCCGAGGATTCTGCTCATGGGGCTGCGGCGCAGCGGCAAGTCCTCCATCCAGAAGGTGGTGTTCCATAAGATGTCACCCAATGAGACCCTCTTTTTGGAAAGTACCAACAAGATTTATAAAGACGACATTTCCAATAGCTCCTTTGTGAATTTCCAGATTTGGGATTTTCCTGGGCAGATGGACTTTTTTGACCCAACCCTTGACTACAAGATGATCTTCAGGGGAACAGGAGCATTGATATATGTCATTGATGCACAGGATGACTACATGGAGGCTTTAACAAGACTTCACATTACTGTTTCTAAAGCCTACAAAGTTAACCCAGACAtgaattttgaggtttttattCACAAAGTTGATGGTCTGTCTGATGATCACAAAATAGAAACACAGAGGGACATTCATCAGAGGGCCAATGATGACCTTGCAGATGCTGGACTAGAAAAACTCCATCTTAGCTTTTATTTGACTAGTATCTATGACCACTCAATATTTGAAGCCTTTAGTAAGGTGGTGCAGAAACTCATTCCACAACTGCCAACCTTGGAAAACCTATTAAATACCTTTATATCAAATTCAGGTATTGAAAAAGCTTTTCTCTTTGATGTTGTCAGCAAAATCTACATTGCAACAGACAGTTCCCCCGTGGATATGCAGTCTTATGAACTTTGCTGTGACATGATTGATGTTGTAATTGATGTGTCTTGTATATATGGGTTAAAGGAAGATGGAAGTGGAAGTGCTTATGACAAAGAATCTATGGCAATTATCAAGCTGAATAACACAACTGTCCTTTATTTAAAGGAGGTGACTAAATTTTTGGCACCAGTCTGCATTCTTAGGGAAGAGAGCTTTGAACGAAAAGGTTTAATAGACTACAACTTCCACTGTTTCCGAAAAGCTATTCATGAGGTTTTTGAGGTGGGTGTGACTTCTCATAGGAGCTGTAGTCACCAGACCAGTGCCCCTAGCCTGAAAGCATTGGCACACAATGGCACGCCACGAAATGCCATCTAG